The Diaminobutyricimonas aerilata nucleotide sequence TCCGGAGGCCCGTGTTCCCGCGGCAATCCGACACGGGAACACGGGCCTTCGGCATGTTCGGGGTCGGGTAGGTCATGTGGAGTTCACGGCTCCACACGACCTACCTGCCCCAGCTCCGATCCGGGCGCTCAGGCCGCGCCGCGGACGACCGACCGCGTCGTGGACGACGACACCGTCGCCACGGGGGCCATCTCGACCGCATCCGCCTCTCGCACCTCGATGACCTGGTGCGGCAGCTCCCACAGGAAGGTGTGCGGACGCACGAACTCGTGCACCACGGCGTCGAGGTCGACGCAGTAGTGCCTCACGTAGGGGCGGCCCACACGGACCGCTTCGTACAGGCCGGCGCGCTGCACGACGAAGCCGAGCAGCCCGCGCAACGCTGTGCGGGCCTGACGGCGATCGATGACCATCCACTCGTGGTCCGAGACGGGCGTGACGATCACGTCGCGCGCAGTCAGAGGACGGGGGACGGATGTCGGAATACTCATGTTCGACGCTCCCAGCTGCTCGACGAGGGCGACGGTCACCCATCGGACCCTCGGTATGTGACTCGGTCCCCGCGGCACCGACGGCGCCGCGTAGTCATATGAAACGCCACATTCCGCCCTCGGAGTAGGGGGTTGACAAACGGCCCCGACGTGGTAGGGACTTTGGTCCCACGAGCGCCCGGCGCGCACCGCGCTATGTTGGTGCGCGGGCCTCTAGCTCAGTCGGTAGAGCAAGGGACTTTTAATCCCTGGGTCGTGGGTTCGAGCCCCACGGGGCCCACCCGAGATCACCCGTCAAGACTGTGTCCCCGGTGTGACCGCGCGCCGACGCCGCAGGCACCCCGACCCCGCCGCTTAGGCTGGCGCACGCGTACAGAGTCCCCCGCCTGTATCGCACGGAGGGCCGGGTCGCATGCCCCCGAAGTCTGCCCGGCCCTCCAACACTCCCGCGCACCTCCCGGCGTCGAGGCGCCTCTGCGCGCATCCCGATCCGAGCTCCTGGCCGTGAAAACGATGACGACCTGCCTCTCGATTGGCCGCCGCGGCGGGACCGCGCTAGGAAAGAAGGATGATGCGGATCACCTACGCCGGAGTGACGGTGATGACGGGCGACGAGGCGGCCAACACCCTCATGGACCTCGCGTCCGCGCTCGCCAAACACCAGACCTCCGACGAGGTCTGGATCCGCACGATCCAGGCGAGCGGCGAGCCGGGCGTCTCACGGTTCCTGATCGGCCCGGCGAGTCAGATCGTGATCACCACCGACGTGACCGCCCTCGCCGAGCCGGACAACGATGACACCGTGGCCGAGATGCGGCAGAAGATCCGCGATCTCGACGGCTACGAGGTGCGCGCCGTCGACGACGCCCTCGACCACGCCGACCCCGACATCTAGGCCCGTCGCACCCGACGAGGCCGTCCGACGACAGTGATCACGAGGGCGAGCACGGCGGTCGCGAGCGGAACGATGAGTGCGAGGCGGTAGGTCTCCAGCGGATCGGCCACGGCGTCGGCCGCAGCGATGTAGACGGCGGTCGCGATCGAGAGTCCGAGCGCCCCGCCGAACTGCGAGGCCGTGTAGAGCAGGCCGCTCGCGAGGCCCTGCTCGCTCTCGACGACACCGTCGGTGGCGGCGATGGTGAGCGGTCCGTAGGCGAGCGTGTACGCGATCCCGAGCAGCAGGAAGCTCGGGAACATCGCGGCGTAGGTCCAATCCGACGCCACGGGCAGGAACAGCGCGTACGAGGCGATCGCGGAGACGAAACCCGCCGCCGCGACGCGGCGCGTGCCGAAGCGCGCGACGAGGCGCGGAGTGAGGGTCGGGGCGAGGATGCCGTCGATCGCCACGACGAGCATCGCGAGGGAGGTCTCGAGAGCGGTCCACCCGCGGAACTCCTGCAGGTAGAGCACGACGATGAACTGGAACCCCATGAACGCCGCCGCGAGCAGCGCTCCCCCGAGGTTCGCCCGCACGAGCGGAGCCGACCGCAGCACTCCCAGGCGCACGAGCGGATGCGATGCTCGCCGTTCGATCGCCACGAACGCGGCGATGAGCGCAGCGCTCGACACCAGCCCGGCGGCGGTGAGGAGGGCGGGGGTGTGCGGCGCCTGCTCGATCGTGAGCACGAGCACCACGAGGGCCGCGGTGATCGTCACGGCGCCGAGCACGTCGAGGCGGCCCCGCGCGGCGGGGTCGGCACCCACCTTCGGGATGAGGGGGATCGCGAGCGCGAGCAGCAGCGCGGAGAGGATGACCGGGGCGATGAACACCCACCGCCAGCCCAGCACCGTGAGCAGGCCGCCGGCGACCAGCCCGATCGAGAAGCCCGCCGCTCCCACCCCCGAGTAGATCAACACGGCGCGATTGCGGGCGGCACCCTCGGCGAACATCGTCGTGATGATCGACAAGCCGGCCGGGGTCATGAACGCGGCGGCCACACCGGTCACGACCCGCGCGGCGATGAGCATCCATCCCTCGGTCGCGATCGCGCCCAGCCCGGAGAACGCGAGGAACACCACGAGCGGCACGAGGAACACCCGTCGGCGGCCGAAGAGGTCCGCCGCACGGCCGCCGAGCAGCATGAACCCGCCGTAGCCGAGGATGTACGCGCTCATCACCCACTGCAGCTCGCCCGTCGTGAGGCCGAGGTCGGCGCGGATCGCGGGAAGCGCGATGTTGAGCATCGCGACGTCGATCCCCTCGAGGAACAGCGCCCCGCAGAGCACGAGGAGGACGGCGAGCGGACGGCCGGTCAAGCGTGCGACGGGCGCGAGCGGCTCCGACGTGGTGGACGACACGGGACCCCTTCCTCGGTTACCTCTTGTAACCGCATCCATCGTGCGCCAC carries:
- a CDS encoding MFS transporter; translation: MSSTTSEPLAPVARLTGRPLAVLLVLCGALFLEGIDVAMLNIALPAIRADLGLTTGELQWVMSAYILGYGGFMLLGGRAADLFGRRRVFLVPLVVFLAFSGLGAIATEGWMLIAARVVTGVAAAFMTPAGLSIITTMFAEGAARNRAVLIYSGVGAAGFSIGLVAGGLLTVLGWRWVFIAPVILSALLLALAIPLIPKVGADPAARGRLDVLGAVTITAALVVLVLTIEQAPHTPALLTAAGLVSSAALIAAFVAIERRASHPLVRLGVLRSAPLVRANLGGALLAAAFMGFQFIVVLYLQEFRGWTALETSLAMLVVAIDGILAPTLTPRLVARFGTRRVAAAGFVSAIASYALFLPVASDWTYAAMFPSFLLLGIAYTLAYGPLTIAATDGVVESEQGLASGLLYTASQFGGALGLSIATAVYIAAADAVADPLETYRLALIVPLATAVLALVITVVGRPRRVRRA